Part of the Lolium rigidum isolate FL_2022 chromosome 6, APGP_CSIRO_Lrig_0.1, whole genome shotgun sequence genome, ccgagaagaagaaggaaagagatCTCTGTGGCGGTCCTTCGGCTAGGGCAGGGGCAAGGGGAAGGGTGGCACAGTGGTGGTGATGGCCAGCGGTGtttgggcggtggcggcgcgtggAGGTGAGCAACGCTAGGGTTTTGAGAGGGGCCGTGCGTCTTGTGCTTTACCCGGCTCCTCATCTCACTTTATATAGTAGGCAGGCCGTCCTATGGGGGGAAGACCTTTCTCCCAAACCGACAAGGGGGGAGATTCCACCTTGTGGACTCCTCCCTCCATTGATGCATCGACTAAGGAGGGCCCATGCCGCCCTTGCCCATGGTGCCCCTTCGAGCCTTCCCCTTCCAACCTTCCGTGACAACTTATATTTGGACTCGTCTGAAGTATTCCTAGACCCTTCGTACAACCTACAAAACCACTTTCCTTCTTATCTTCATTCACACTCACATTCTAAATGTCGCTAAAACCTTAAGGGTGTGACCCTATGTGGACATGTCCAGAACAACCTTCCATGATAATGATCGATGTCGAGCGATTGATTATCGCGATGATCCCCACATATAGCCCAAAGATCTTAGTCTTGTCAACCTTATGTATTACTATTTGATAAAACCCTAGGTTATCCTCATTTCTTGGCATGTTCTCTTTACTCATTCCATCTCATCGATGTTCTTGTGACGTAACAACTTAGTCACGTTTCTAGCCAGACGACGACAAACAACATGATACATGAGTGGGCCTAGAGTGCATCTCTCCATTGCCGGAGCAGCAATTCCAATGATCACAGATCATGACACTATGCCATTTTTATGTAGCCCAAAATTCCCATTATTTCTAATTTGATATTTTGGATGTTTGTGAAATACATACTGCATATATATGCAGATTTTTTGTCGGATTTTTTGGAACTCAGAAAAGtggtttttaattttatttttaagaAGGGAACACTGATGCCTATGTACACCAAATTTCCATTCATTTGATTTGTAAAATATAGTATATGTATATGGTGTCCTTTACCGCAGCGTGGGGTGACATAAACAGTGAGCCTAGAAACTTGAAATTACTGGCTAACGAAACCTGGAACCGATCGCTGCAACATCAACTGAATTTGTTCCGCTCACTCTTTTTAATCTCTCTCACCAGACAAAGAAGTTATTGGAAAGTTCATACCGTGCCGAGCTTCTCGTTCAGAAACATATGCATCCCCAAACTAAGTCCAAGCCACGTATGTAACCTTGGAATGTCAAAATTCCAGAGTGACCAGTTTGCATTATTTTTTGGCCTTCTCGGGCAACAACATAACGGAACCAAGTCGCAGCAAATTTCGCTGTCAAAGACCAATAGTCGCAGCAAATTCTTCAGCACTCTCAGTCATCGCGCACCAAGGGCAAGATAATTCACTTGTTGACGCCGAGCCGTAGACTGCTGCTGCGCGCGGCCGCGGAGTAGCTCGACATCTGGAACACCTTGCTGCTGCAGCCACCGCCCGAGCCACCCACAGCCTCGCCGCCGCAGGACTGCCGGCCGCTGGCGCCACCACCAGCAGAGCTCCTCCCCGGGATAGCACCGCCGCCCACGAGACCCCTCACCGCGGTGCTGAGGGGATCCACACCGAGCGGCCGCGGGGAGTAGGCAATCCCGGCGACGAGGTCAGTGAAGCTGCAGACCGGCCAGCTCATCTCCAGGAACGCCAGCTCGTCCTCGCtcatcggcggcgccgccggtgcCGCCTGGGCCTGCTTCTCAGCTTCTGCCTGCTGCTTCGAGGATGTGGATgacgcggcgagggcggcggtgtTTGGGATGATGTGTTTCTGGAGCAGGGTGGTGCCGGTGACGACAACCGTGCTGAGCCTGTTGGCTTCCTCCCTGAGCCGCGGTTCCACGGGCGCGAAGCCGAATGACCGCTTCCATGTGTCGACCACCTCGGCCACCGCTGGGATCAGCAGGTTCTCCACCTGCAACGTCGACAGCACCTGAAGAAATGTTCTGTCGTCAGTGGAGAACTTACATGTGATCTCTGAACGCCCAAAGTGAAATTATCTGGCTTTTCGAAGTTGTACAGATAGATCTCTGAACCACCTGCTCGATGGCGTTGACAAGGCGACGCATCATTCCTTGCCTCTGGTAGTGCGGCAGCGTGCCCGCGAACGGCATCTCCGCCAATTTGCTACCATGAAACCTGCAAATTCAGTTTGAGAGATGTAAGCATCTTAGCTATAGACAATTAAGTACTCTCTCAACTCTATGTGTAACTCGGAATCTCTGCTGCCTCTACTTTGGTAGCTTTAAAACTCTAGGATTGCCGACCCACATCAAACTACGTCACCCTCCAAAGTTACAAGCCAAATAGTCACACAATGCTCAAGCAAATTACAAGCCAAATATTCCATAACTTTGATTGTTGAAAAAATGATGCTTGAAAACAGAACAGCTAAATATATGGCGAGCCCCAACGGTTGACGGGAAGAGGCTCATACATCCGCAGGCCTATCTCAACCTTGTCGTCACCATTCATATCGAACACAGTGAACAGAACAACACAAAGAATTCTTTTTTCTTTACGAAAACAGAGTTTCGGAACCCTTGACATACATACCTGAGCAATGCCACCGAGATGATCTCCGCGTCCTTCTCCAGGACCATGGTGTAGAACCCATCGTAGCTCAGCCGCTTGAACTCCGATCTGCTCAACAACATTGTACAGAACATTCCAAAAATTCACAACAGAGCTCTGAACCTTGATTTGCCTGACAGAGAAAGGTTCAGCTTACCCTAGGCTGAACACAGCTTGGCGCAGCATGTCGATGCCAGTCCGCCGGTCCTTCACGGGGTTGAAGCACTCGTCCAGCACGCCCAACGCTACCACAAGCTTCGCGTTGCACTCCAGCACGGCGATGGAGTCCATCGCGGAGGAGTCCTTCTGAATCTTCAACAGGGACCAGGAGAAGCCATCTCCAACAGCGGTGTTGCTGGCTCCAACAATCTCTGACAGCTTCGCGGCCATCTGAGATCAATACACACCATCAGTGCTAGTATTTCCGCGTCGGTATAACAATAATATTAACGAATTGAACTTCAGTGAAAGAGTTTCTGGAAAAATATTTTATGCAGTTGTTAATCATGAACAATACTTGCATTGTTTGCTCTGTAACCATGATGTGTGTACGATGGAGATTGTCTCACCTTCTTGCAGGTTTCGCTACAGTAGGGGCCGATCTCGTGGCCAGCGAACAGCGATGGGCGGCAGTGTTGGTGATCTGCAGAGCAGTTGTCAGTGCAGTAGTTTTCATCAGTTTTCTTCTCCAGGGACACACTAGAAGATCAAtcatggtcatggtcatggtagACTGCTTACGTTTGCGAGCGCACTGCTGGCACGTGGCCAGGTCGCCGTCGGTGGCAAGGCACACAAAGCACCGGCAGTAGTGGCAGACCCAGGATCCCTTGGGGACCTGCACGCTGAGGCACTCTGGGTGGAACGTGGACGGGCAGCTGTCGCAGCACAACAGCTGTCCGCCGTCCGCGCAGATGCCGCACGCGTCGTCGCTCCGATCACCGCCCCCACCATTGGTGCCCTTTAGAGCAAGAGGTCCCTTCCTGTTCTGCCTGGAGTTGGCACTGCCATTGCCATTGGCGGCGAGCAGCTTCTTCTTGGTCTGCGCGCTTCTCTGCCTATCCTGCTCCAGCGCCGCCTTCATCTTCTGCTCCGCACGGAACGTCCTCACGTGCTCCTTCTCCCACGCCTCCTGCACGCATCGCAGCAGCGGCTTGCCTGACATGAGAAGGAGCCGCTCCCACACCGGCTGCAAGGTCTCAGCGCCGGCGTGAGACGTGAATGCTGGGAGCGGCATGGCGGTGTCACAGCAGCTGCACTGGATGCCAGCCCTGGTGACCGTGCCGGTGACGACCTTACCATTGCTGTTGTTGCCAGTGGCGGCCAGCTCCGGACCCGGCACATAGAAGACTTTCTCTTTCTCCTTGAGCACCCCAACATCGATCAGCCATGTTAGTATGGTGTGCTTCTTTGCTCGCGCTGCCACcactgtgctgctgctgctgttcctCCTGGCGATGAGGCTGCACCGGGTTGCAGCGCTTGTCGGCGCCGTCAATGCCGGCATGGGTGCTGCACCGGACGCCGCGCTCTTCCTCTTCCTgcctttgcccggcggcggcgccagGGAGACAGCCTTCGGGTGGTCGATGCCTTTGGCGCCAGGGTGCGTTCCCACAGTTTCACCCGACACAACGAGGGCCTTCTTGTTGACAACCTTCTTGGGGCCAGCCGGAGTGGCACTGCTCCCCTTGGGCGCACGGGGCTTCCGCAGGCGGCCATTCGGCGACCGAACGGCAGCCTTCCTTTTGGCGGCAGCTCCAGTGGTCGGCATCGCCAGCACAGGGCCCAGAACTTGCAGTGCGGCATTGTCACCATTAACCTCGGCCGGTGGCACGCTGGTGGTACTGACTGGGGTGATCTGGAGCGACCTCGCACCCGCCAGTCTGCCGCGCCCAGTGCTGGTGCCCCTGGGATTTGATTGGCTGCCGCCGCCGTTGCTTTGTACGGTTGAAATGACGCCACGGCCGACCCCAGAGCCCCTGGGATTACTATGGCTTCCGCCGGCGTCGCTTGGTACGGCTGCGACTGTGCCACGGCCCCTGGGTTTAGTGTGGCTGCCACCGGCGTCGCTTTGTAGGGAGGTGACAGTGCCACGGCCCGCACCAGTGCTAGCTGCAGGTATCCGAGGAGAAGCGGAAGGTGGCGGCAT contains:
- the LOC124662225 gene encoding increased DNA methylation 1-like codes for the protein MPLPAFTSHAGAETLQPVWERLLLMSGKPLLRCVQEAWEKEHVRTFRAEQKMKAALEQDRQRSAQTKKKLLAANGNGSANSRQNRKGPLALKGTNGGGGDRSDDACGICADGGQLLCCDSCPSTFHPECLSVQVPKGSWVCHYCRCFVCLATDGDLATCQQCARKHHQHCRPSLFAGHEIGPYCSETCKKMAAKLSEIVGASNTAVGDGFSWSLLKIQKDSSAMDSIAVLECNAKLVVALGVLDECFNPVKDRRTGIDMLRQAVFSLGSEFKRLSYDGFYTMVLEKDAEIISVALLRFHGSKLAEMPFAGTLPHYQRQGMMRRLVNAIEQVLSTLQVENLLIPAVAEVVDTWKRSFGFAPVEPRLREEANRLSTVVVTGTTLLQKPAAPPMSEDELAFLEMSWPVCSFTDLVAGIAYSPRPLGVDPLSTAVRGLVGGGAIPGRSSAGGGASGRQSCGGEAVGGSGGGCSSKVFQMSSYSAAARSSSLRLGVNK